The genome window CCCAGGTGGAAGGGGCGATTCGGATGCATGAAATATTCCGCAGTCCGGCCTTGCTGCAAGGCGCAGAACTGGCCAATGCTTTTATGGGCGGGCGAACTGACTTTATGAACGGTACTTTAGAGGAAAAAAAGGCCGGGATGAAAAATCTGGTGGAGGCCGTCCGCCGGTACGGAGAAGATTCGCCGGTGCCGGTGGTTTTGCACTTAGACCACGGCCAGACCTTTGAATCCTGTCAGGCGGCGATTGACGCCGGTTATACTTCCGTGATGATTGACGGCAGCAGTAAGCCGTTTGAGGAAAATATGGAATTGACCCGGGAAGTGGTTAAATATGCGCATGCCCGGGGAGTCAGCGTCGAAGGAGAGCTGGGGGTGCTGGCCGGGGAGGAGGATCATGTTTTTTCCGAGAATTCGACCTATACTCATCCCTTAGATGCCGTCCGTTTTGTTAAGGCCACCGAAGTCGATGCGTTAGCCATCAGCTACGGCACCTCGCATGGGGCGGTCAAGGGCAAGAACGTGAAGCTGCGTAAGGAAATCGCCATTGCCGTGAATGAATGTCTGGCACATGAGCGTTTATTTTGCGGTTTGGTTTCGCATGGCTCGTCCAATGTGCCGGCCGAAGTGGTTGCGGAAATTAATGCTTTGGGCGGTCAAATCGGCGAGAGCCACGGCATTCCGATTCCGCAGTTAAAAGAGGTCATTCAAATCGGCGGGATTCGGAAAATTAATGTCGATACCGATATTCGTTTGGCGACAACCCGTAATATCAGAGAATTGTTCCGCCGCCGGCCCGAACTTTTGGCTGTTGCGGAATTGGCCGAGATTCATAGGCTGCTTCTGGAAAAACCGGCTGCGTTTGACCCCCGCGCCTATCTGACGCCGGTGATGGATATGGTCATGTCCGGCCGCGTGCCGGGAGCAGAGATGCAAAGTCTGGCGGAAGCAATAAAAGACGCGGTCATGGAAGTGACCGGCAAGATGATCGTGGAATTTGGCAGTTACCATATGGCACCGTTGGTCAAGGCCAGAAGTCTGGCGGAGCTGAAAGCGGAATACGGAGCGGCCAGATAAGCAGCGGCGGATGCAGGAAAAAATGACGGTGTTCTGCCGGAAGCGTAGCGCCTGTCGGCATCGAGAATTTGCAAAAAGGCGGTTTCGGTGAACCGGGAAACTGGACGGACGGGAAAGTTGAATTGACGGGAAAGATTAAGGAAAGGCTACCAAAAACAGGACCCAAGAAAGGCAGGCGTGTATGAAGAAAATTTATTTAAACTTAAAACGGTTTGATGTACCGGCAGCCAGCGGCGGAATTAACCGGCTGGCGCCGATTGAAAGTTGGGCGCGGGAGATTATTAACCGGACGCAGGACGCTTTGGCCCGGTATGACGGTCAGGCGGAGTTTACTATGTTTTTCCCGGAGGCACATCTGCTGCTGGCGAAAGCGGCCAGCAACGGCCGAATTCATATCGGCAGTCAGGGCGTGTTTCGGGCGGATATCGGAGCGGGCGGCAATTTCGGCGCTTTTACCACCAATTTGCCGGCTACGGCGGCGCGGGAGTTGGGTGCCGATACGGCTCTGATCGGGCACAGTGAGGAGCGGAATGATAAGATCGGTGCTTATATGTTGGGCGGCGGTGACCGGGGAGCGGTGAATGCGCAGTTGAATATGGAGGTTAAAGCTGCTTTAAAGGCCGGACTGAAAGTGGTTTACTGTATCGGGGAACGAGAGGATGAACTGGAATGCTGGGAGAATGTGCTGCGGATCCAGCTCAATATCGGCCTGATGGATGTTGATCCGAAACGGGTGACGATAGCCTATGAGCCGATTTGGGCGATTGGGCCGGGCAAAACCCCGCCGGATAAGGCATATATTCAAAAGATTGCCCGTTATGTCAATGATCATACCGGCGGTGTGGAGATGGTTTACGGCGGCGGATTAAAGAAGGAGAATGCCGGTATGCTCGCTCAGATTCCGGAGATTTCCGGCGGGCTGATTGCACTGACCAACTTCGGCGAAAACTTCGGCTTTACGCCGGAAGGCTATCTGGAGATTGTCGAAACCTATTTGCAGCAGGGAAAGGAAGAAAAAAATGAGGCTTGAGTTTGAGTATGGAAAAGGAACGATGAGCGCGGAACTGCCGGATACAACCGATGTTTTTATTCCGGGAGTGACGGTGCCCGATCCGGAGCATATTCCGGAGGAAAAACTGGAGGAAGAAACGCTCAAAAGCTTGCGGGCGCCGATTGGCATGCCGCCGTTAACGGAACTGGCTCAGGCCGGCAGTAAATGTGTGATTGTGTTTCCTGACCGGGTCAAGGGCGGGGAGCAGCCGACCTCGCACCGAAAGATAGCAATTAAGCTCATTTTGCAGGAGCTTTATTCGGCCGGCGTTAAAAAAGAGGATATCCTGCTGCTTTGCTCGAACGGCCTGCATCGGAAGAACACCAAGGAAGAAATTTTGGGTGTTTTGGGGCGGGAGCTGTTTGATGAGTTTTGGCTCAGCGGTCAGATTAAAAATCATGACAGTGAGGATTATGACCATTTGATTGATTTGGGAACGACCCGCCGGGGCGATCCGGTCATTATGAATAAATATGTTTATGACGCGGATGTGGCGATTATGATCGGCCATGTTCAGGGCAATCCCTACGGCGGCTACAGCGGCGGCTATAAGCATTCGGCTACGGGAATTACTCACTGGCGCAGCATTGCCAGCCATCATACGCCCAGCGTGATGCACCGGCAGGATTTTACGCCGGTCAGCGGTCACAGCCTGATGCGTTCTAAGTTCGATGAGATCAGTATGCATATGGAAGAAAAAATGGGCAAAAAGTTTTTCTGCTGCGATGCGGTGCTGGACACCAAGAGCCGGCAGATTGCTATTTTCAGCGGTTATGCCAAAGAAATGCAGCCGCTGAGCTGGCAGGTAGCCGACCGGCGCACCTATGTGCATTGGGCGGAGAAAAAATATGATGTTTTGGTGTTTGGGATGCCTCAGTTTTTCCATTACGGCGAAGGCATGGGCACCAATCCGATCATGTTTATGCAGGCAATTTCGGCGCAGGTGATCCGGCATAAACGGGTTTTGAGCGATCGCTGTGTTATCATTTGTTCGAGCCTGTGTAATGGGTACTTCCATGAGGAGCTGTGGCCCTATCTGCCGAAGCTGTATAATATGTTTCAGCATGATCAGATGAACACTTTGCCGGATTTGGACCGCTACGGTGAATATTTTGCCACCGATCAGGAGTTTATTCGGCAGTACCGGTACTGCAATGCGTTCCATCCGTTTCATGGTTTTTCCATGATCAGCTGTGCCCATATCGCGGAAAAGAATGCGGCGGCCATTTATATTGTCGGCGCGCAGGAGCCGGGCTATGCCAGGGGCATGGGCTGTAAGACCAGAGCCAGTTTTGAAGAAGCTTTGGCGGATGCCGTGAAGATAGTGGGAGAAAATCCGAACATTCTGGCTCTGCCGCTGACTTTTAAAACCTCGGCAGTTCATTTGTGCATGAAGGATTAATCTTTTTGCTTGGGCGCAGTTTGGCGGGCAGGAAAATGTTTTTTATAGAACAAGAAGCGGAGAAATAGAATTAAGCAGAATATTTCATCACTATTTCAGTGACAGATATTTTGCTTAATTCTTTTTTATTGCTTGAGGGATTACTTGAAAAAAGCGAGGTGGGGGAGCAAAAAGTAAAAAGTCAGAGCAGGAGAATAAATTTTCTATTGACAAAAATACTTCTATATAGTAATATCGTAAAAACAAATAGTTCTATATAGAAGTTAAAGGAGGAAAAATGAAAGTAGAAGGCGGATATTTAATCGGCAGGGCCAAATTTCTTAGCGGAAGAAAGCTAAATAAACTGTTTTCTGAATATGGGCTTACGGAATTTAATGGGGAGCAAGGCAAAATATTATTCTGCTTGTGGAAAAAAGACGGTGTCAGCAGTACGGACATCTCCTTAGGTACAGGGCTGGCAATCAATACTTTGACCAATATGCTTGACAAGATGGAAAGTGTGGATTTAATTTACCGAAAGCAGAGTGATACGGATAAAAGAAAAAAATATGTGTTTCTAACAGAGAAAGGAAGATCATTAGAAATCAAGTCTAAAATAGCAACGGATAAAATGGATGAGATTTTCTATAAGGGTTTTTCAACAAAAGAGATAGAAACATTTGAAAATATGTTAAGAAAGATCATTTCTAATTTGGAGGAAGAAGATGATAAATAGGATTATAGAAGAGTTGTCAAGCAACTCATCATTTTATTGGAACCTTTTGCTGGAGCATATCGTTATTACCTTTACGGCAGTGATCATTGCCATAGCGGTAGGGCTTTCGATTGGCATATTCATTTCGCAAAAACCTAAAATTGCGGGCTACATAATATCCGTTGTAAATATAGCCTATACGATCCCGTCGATCGCACTTTTGGGCTTTTTGATCTCTCTGACAGGAATAGGAAATACAACGGCAATCATTGCTCTGACCATATACGCATTACTGCCCATCGTTCGAAGTACCTATGTGGGCATAACTACGATCGATCCTAAAATCATTGAAGCAAGCAGAGCTATGGGAGCAGGGAATTTCAAATCTTGTATCAGATTAAACTTCCTTTGGCATTTCCGGTAATATTTTCATCGATCATGAATATGGTGACGATGACAATAGCCTTAGCCGGAATTGCTTCATTTGTTGGGGCGGGCGGCTTAGGCGTGGCAATTTATAGAGGAATTACCACAAACAATGACATTCTTATTTTGATCGGAAGCCTGCTGATTGCGGTATTGGCTTTGACAGTTGATGGGATTTTAAGCTTATTTGGGAAATTGGCTTCCGCTCATAAATTAAAAAAACTGGCAAATAAAAAAACAGGATGGACAGCAGGTCTTATTCTGCTCATCGCCCTGTCTGTCTTCGGACTTTATCGGAGTGGTAAGAACAATAGTATTGAAATTGCTTCCAAGCCAACATCAGAAGGCTATATATTGGCGGAACTGGTTGGGGCGTTGATAAAGAATGACACTGCGTTAAATGTGAATATAACACATGGTGTAGGCGGCGGAACATCTAACATTCATCCGGCGATCGTAAAGGGAGACTTTGATATGTATCCCGAATATACGGGAACCGCCTGGCAAATCGTGTTAAAGAAAACAGAACCGTATACGAATGAAAATTTTGACATGCTGGATGCAGAATACCGAAAGGAATATAAACTGACATGGAAGGGAATGTTCGGATTTAATAATACTTACAGCTTAGGCATAAGAACAGACTTGGCAGAAGAATATAAGATTAAGATATTTTCGGATTTAGCCAAGTATGCAGAAAAATTTATCTTTGGAGCAGAATATGATTTCTTTGAAAGAGAAGACGGTTATGAGGCATTGGCAGATGCCTATAAATTCCAATTCAAAAAGGCTGTGGATATGGATAACGGCCTGAAATATCAGGCATCATATGATAAAAAGATTGATGTTATGACAGTGTTTACAACCGATGGGCAGATCTCAGATCCAAGACTTGTGGTTCTGGAAGATGATCTCGGCTTTTATCCGAAATATATGGCGGGTATGGTGGTAAGAGAAGAAATACTCGGTAAACATCCGGAGTTAAATGCTGTATTAGAAAAATTAAATGGCTTGATTGATGAGAGCACCATGGCTGCTTTGAATAAAAAAGTCGAAATCGATAAAGAAAATCCAAGTGAT of Lachnospiraceae bacterium oral taxon 500 contains these proteins:
- a CDS encoding MarR family transcriptional regulator, which encodes MKVEGGYLIGRAKFLSGRKLNKLFSEYGLTEFNGEQGKILFCLWKKDGVSSTDISLGTGLAINTLTNMLDKMESVDLIYRKQSDTDKRKKYVFLTEKGRSLEIKSKIATDKMDEIFYKGFSTKEIETFENMLRKIISNLEEEDDK
- a CDS encoding fructose-bisphosphate aldolase, with product MLTSLKPLLELAIKYNFAYGAFNVNSVAQVEGAIRMHEIFRSPALLQGAELANAFMGGRTDFMNGTLEEKKAGMKNLVEAVRRYGEDSPVPVVLHLDHGQTFESCQAAIDAGYTSVMIDGSSKPFEENMELTREVVKYAHARGVSVEGELGVLAGEEDHVFSENSTYTHPLDAVRFVKATEVDALAISYGTSHGAVKGKNVKLRKEIAIAVNECLAHERLFCGLVSHGSSNVPAEVVAEINALGGQIGESHGIPIPQLKEVIQIGGIRKINVDTDIRLATTRNIRELFRRRPELLAVAELAEIHRLLLEKPAAFDPRAYLTPVMDMVMSGRVPGAEMQSLAEAIKDAVMEVTGKMIVEFGSYHMAPLVKARSLAELKAEYGAAR
- a CDS encoding triose-phosphate isomerase, whose translation is MKKIYLNLKRFDVPAASGGINRLAPIESWAREIINRTQDALARYDGQAEFTMFFPEAHLLLAKAASNGRIHIGSQGVFRADIGAGGNFGAFTTNLPATAARELGADTALIGHSEERNDKIGAYMLGGGDRGAVNAQLNMEVKAALKAGLKVVYCIGEREDELECWENVLRIQLNIGLMDVDPKRVTIAYEPIWAIGPGKTPPDKAYIQKIARYVNDHTGGVEMVYGGGLKKENAGMLAQIPEISGGLIALTNFGENFGFTPEGYLEIVETYLQQGKEEKNEA